The following are encoded together in the Glycine soja cultivar W05 chromosome 5, ASM419377v2, whole genome shotgun sequence genome:
- the LOC114412518 gene encoding transcription factor bHLH18-like, which yields MEESWTSCLCDMEPDDYSFIGQSDIKVDDVNGCLVSPHDVATALLEKNQQSLFSRESHSSAAESGLERPFKLPKREQLSQKIASSSTPSSYILSFDNMNPPTIKVESASKPGTKVVNLEKALPSKNEPTRPQENKKMGSFARSSHHTQDHIIAERMRREKISQQFIALSALIPDLKKMDKVSLLGEAIRYVKQLKEQVKLLEEQSKRKNEESVMFAKKSQVFLADEDVSDTSSNSCEFGNSDDPSSKANFLSLPEVEARVSKKNVLIRILCEKEKTVLVNIFREIEKLHLSIIYSSALSFGSSVLDTTIVAEMEDEFNMGVKELARNLRVGLMQFM from the exons ATGGAGGAATCATGGACTAGTTGTCTTTGTGACATg GAACCAGATGATTACAGTTTCATAGGTCAATCAGACATAAAAGTGGATGATGTGAATGGATGTTTAGTATCTCCTCATGATGTAGCCACTGCATTATTAGAGAAGAACCAGCAAAGCTTATTTTCCAGAGAGAGTCACTCTTCAGCGGCTGAGAGTGGCTTAGAGAGGCCTTTCAAGTtgccaaagagagaacaactcTCACAAAAGATAGCTTCTAGTTCTACTCCCAGCTCCTATATTCTCTCCTTTGACAACATGAATCCACCAACAATAAAGGTTGAATCTGCCTCAAAGCCAGGCACCAAGGTTGTGAATCTTGAGAAAGCTTTGCCTTCAAAGAATGAACCAACAAGACCACAGGAAAACAAGAAAATGGGCTCATTTGCCAGATCTTCTCATCACACACAAGATCACATCATTGCTGAGAGaatgaggagagagaaaattaGCCAGCAGTTCATTGCCCTCTCTGCCCTTATTCCAGACCTCAAAAAG ATGGACAAGGTGTCTCTGTTGGGGGAGGCTATAAGGTATGTGAAGCAGCTGAAGGAGCAAGTGAAGCTGCTGGAGGAGCAGAGCAAAAGGAAAAACGAGGAATCTGTGATGTTTGCGAAGAAATCTCAGGTTTTTCTTGCGGACGAGGATGTCTCAGACACTTCGTCAAACTCCTGCGAGTTCGGAAACTCCGATGATCCCTCGTCAAAAGCGAATTTTTTGTCACTACCAGAAGTTGAAGCGAGGGTGTCAAAGAAGAACGTGCTGATTCGAATCCTCTGCGAGAAGGAAAAGACAGTGCTGGTGAACATTTTCAGAGAGATAGAGAAACTTCATCTCTCGATCATCTATAGTAGCGCCTTGTCTTTCGGTTCCTCTGTTCTCGACACAACCATAGTAGCCGag ATGGAGGATGAATTCAACATGGGGGTGAAGGAACTGGCTAGAAATCTCAGAGTAGGATTAATGCAATTTATGTAG